From Novosphingobium decolorationis, one genomic window encodes:
- a CDS encoding SDR family oxidoreductase, which translates to MKLAEDAAAIVTGGASGLGAATARALRARGVKVALFDRNPEAVTALAAEIGAVPCVVDVTDEESVAQGFAKARAANGQERILVNCAGIAPAARTVGRDRESGARTRHDMALFEAAVAINLVGTFRCCSHAAQGMTALPPQGPDGARGVLINTASIAAEDGQIGQAAYAGSKGGVAAMTLPLARDLMADGIRVNTILPGIFATPMVAGMPEAVQDALGAAVPFPKRLGQPEEYARLALFIAENDYLNAATIRLDGAVRMGPK; encoded by the coding sequence ATGAAACTGGCAGAGGATGCTGCAGCTATCGTCACCGGAGGGGCCTCGGGCCTGGGCGCCGCCACCGCCCGCGCCTTGCGGGCGCGGGGTGTGAAGGTCGCCCTGTTCGACCGCAATCCCGAGGCTGTCACCGCGCTGGCCGCGGAAATCGGAGCCGTCCCCTGCGTGGTCGACGTCACCGATGAGGAGAGCGTCGCGCAAGGGTTTGCCAAGGCCCGCGCGGCCAACGGGCAGGAGCGGATCCTGGTCAACTGCGCCGGGATCGCGCCGGCCGCACGCACCGTCGGGCGCGACCGGGAAAGCGGGGCGCGCACGCGCCACGACATGGCGCTGTTCGAGGCGGCGGTCGCGATCAATCTCGTCGGGACCTTCCGGTGTTGCAGTCATGCCGCACAGGGCATGACCGCGCTGCCCCCGCAAGGGCCGGACGGCGCGCGCGGTGTCCTCATCAACACCGCCTCGATCGCGGCCGAGGACGGACAGATCGGCCAGGCCGCCTACGCCGGGTCCAAGGGCGGGGTGGCGGCGATGACGCTGCCCCTCGCGCGCGACCTCATGGCCGACGGCATCCGCGTCAACACGATCCTGCCCGGCATCTTTGCAACGCCGATGGTCGCGGGCATGCCCGAGGCCGTGCAGGACGCGCTGGGCGCGGCCGTCCCCTTCCCCAAGCGCCTGGGCCAGCCCGAGGAATACGCGCGCCTCGCGCTGTTCATCGCCGAGAACGACTACCTCAACGCCGCCACGATCCGTCTCGACGGCGCGGTGCGCATGGGACCGAAGTAA
- a CDS encoding TetR/AcrR family transcriptional regulator, whose protein sequence is MADKQDLNAPPGARALLLDTASAIMRDGDVIDISLSELSLRSGLNSALVKYYFGNKAGLLKALLDRDWEAIVTSVDALVAKDGWAPEAKLRRHILKVVDTFYEVPYLNRLTMRVIRESDDTEARRIADCYLSPMYRAYESLIGDGVAAGVFRPTDPQLFYFTVTGAADRFFSARLVLKHCFDQDTLTETLRDRYREHTLDIIMAGILAR, encoded by the coding sequence ATGGCGGACAAACAGGATCTCAATGCCCCTCCGGGCGCGCGGGCGCTGCTGCTCGACACGGCCAGCGCGATCATGCGCGACGGCGATGTCATCGACATCTCGCTCTCCGAACTCTCGCTGCGCTCAGGCCTCAATTCCGCGCTGGTAAAGTACTACTTCGGCAACAAGGCGGGGCTGCTCAAGGCCCTCCTCGACCGCGACTGGGAAGCCATCGTCACCTCGGTCGACGCGCTGGTCGCCAAGGACGGCTGGGCGCCCGAGGCCAAGCTGCGGCGCCATATCCTCAAGGTCGTCGACACCTTCTACGAGGTGCCCTACCTCAACCGCCTGACCATGCGCGTCATCCGCGAGAGCGACGATACCGAGGCACGCCGCATCGCCGACTGTTACCTGTCACCGATGTACCGCGCCTATGAAAGCCTGATCGGCGACGGCGTAGCGGCCGGGGTCTTCCGCCCCACCGACCCGCAGCTTTTCTACTTCACCGTGACCGGGGCGGCCGACCGCTTCTTCTCGGCGCGCCTGGTGCTCAAGCACTGCTTCGACCAGGACACGTTGACCGAGACCCTGCGCGACCGCTATCGCGAACACACTCTCGACATCATCATGGCAGGTATCCTTGCGCGCTGA
- the mtnP gene encoding S-methyl-5'-thioadenosine phosphorylase, with product MRAEKSPFWHIGVLGGSGLAAGIELEDAQEIEVASPFGKPSGPVTTGRIGNVRFTFLARHGAGHAIPPSEINYRANIDVLKRCGVTDVVSLSAIGSLREDMAPGHMVMVDQFIDRTSQRTNSFFGTGLVAHVSMADPTCARLREALGEAASLAGGHVHTTGTYVCIEGPQFSSRAESRMYQAWGADVIGMTAMPEARLAREAELPYATLGMVTDYDCWREEEEGVEVSHVLEVMHKNAEIARKTVRELARGLPERREPVGIDTALEYALITAPDARDPALVRRLDAVACRLFGEKD from the coding sequence TTGCGCGCTGAAAAATCGCCGTTCTGGCACATCGGGGTCCTTGGCGGATCGGGTCTTGCGGCCGGTATCGAACTGGAGGACGCGCAGGAGATCGAGGTCGCCAGCCCCTTCGGCAAACCCTCCGGCCCGGTCACCACCGGACGTATCGGCAACGTGCGCTTCACGTTCCTCGCCCGCCACGGCGCGGGCCACGCAATCCCGCCGTCCGAGATCAACTACCGCGCCAATATCGACGTCCTCAAGCGCTGCGGCGTCACCGACGTCGTTTCGCTTTCGGCGATCGGCTCGCTGCGCGAGGACATGGCGCCCGGGCACATGGTCATGGTCGACCAGTTCATCGACCGCACCAGCCAGCGCACCAACAGCTTCTTCGGCACCGGCCTCGTCGCCCATGTCTCGATGGCCGATCCCACTTGCGCGCGCCTGCGTGAGGCGCTGGGCGAGGCCGCGAGCCTGGCGGGCGGCCACGTCCACACCACGGGCACCTACGTGTGCATCGAAGGCCCGCAGTTCTCCAGCCGCGCGGAAAGCCGGATGTACCAGGCCTGGGGCGCCGATGTGATCGGCATGACCGCGATGCCCGAAGCGCGCCTCGCCCGCGAAGCCGAACTCCCCTACGCCACGCTGGGCATGGTCACCGACTACGACTGCTGGCGCGAGGAGGAAGAGGGCGTGGAAGTCAGCCACGTGCTCGAAGTCATGCACAAGAACGCCGAAATCGCGCGCAAGACCGTGCGCGAACTGGCCAGGGGGCTGCCCGAACGGCGCGAGCCGGTGGGCATCGACACCGCGCTCGAATACGCACTCATCACCGCGCCCGACGCGCGCGACCCCGCCCTTGTCCGCCGCCTCGACGCCGTCGCCTGCCGCCTGTTCGGCGAGAAGGACTGA
- a CDS encoding glycerophosphodiester phosphodiesterase family protein — protein sequence MAIYFANASWLAPSPEGRPLLLAHRGVHQLYDRAGIDKESCTATRIFPPTNRLLENTIPSIAASFDRGADILEIDIHPTRDGDFAVFHDWTLDCRTNGTGVTRDHSMPELKALDIGWGYTADGGKSYPFRGEGIGMMPSLSEILEAFPDRRFLLNIKSRSSREAEQLFAYLTAHDIDIGRQIMVYGHERPIRVWRELTSDGWAFSKASLKSCTIAYEKLGWSGSVPSECKDGVIAVPIAWRNFYWGWPNRFLQRMSASNTQVILLGDVQSENGAPGITDPADLAAIPHGFRGIIWTDSIEEVGPAWKKLRPGTDHATSAGN from the coding sequence ATGGCGATTTACTTCGCCAATGCGTCATGGCTTGCACCAAGCCCCGAAGGGCGACCGTTGCTGCTTGCCCATCGCGGGGTGCATCAGCTTTATGACAGAGCCGGTATCGACAAAGAGAGTTGCACGGCAACGCGTATTTTCCCGCCAACCAATCGCCTGCTGGAAAATACGATCCCGTCGATCGCTGCCAGTTTCGACAGGGGCGCGGATATTCTGGAAATCGATATCCATCCGACGAGGGATGGTGACTTCGCCGTCTTTCACGATTGGACGCTCGATTGTCGGACCAATGGGACCGGGGTCACCCGCGATCATTCGATGCCAGAGCTGAAAGCGCTGGATATAGGCTGGGGCTATACGGCCGATGGCGGGAAGTCATACCCGTTCCGGGGGGAAGGCATAGGGATGATGCCAAGCCTGTCAGAAATCTTGGAGGCGTTTCCCGATCGACGCTTTCTCCTGAACATCAAGAGCCGTTCCTCTCGCGAAGCTGAGCAGCTATTCGCCTACCTGACGGCTCACGACATCGACATTGGCCGACAGATCATGGTCTACGGTCACGAGCGCCCGATCCGTGTCTGGCGAGAGTTGACTTCCGACGGATGGGCTTTCTCCAAAGCTTCCTTGAAGTCCTGCACGATTGCCTATGAGAAGCTGGGCTGGTCCGGCTCTGTCCCTTCCGAATGCAAGGACGGCGTAATCGCCGTGCCGATCGCATGGCGCAACTTCTACTGGGGCTGGCCCAATCGTTTCCTTCAAAGGATGTCGGCTTCCAACACTCAGGTTATATTGCTTGGCGATGTGCAAAGCGAAAATGGTGCACCTGGTATTACTGACCCCGCTGATCTTGCCGCCATTCCTCACGGGTTTCGTGGAATTATCTGGACGGACAGCATCGAGGAGGTTGGTCCGGCATGGAAGAAGCTACGGCCGGGAACGGATCACGCCACGTCAGCTGGCAACTAG
- a CDS encoding putative 2OG-Fe(II) oxygenase, whose protein sequence is MSAPLDMARIGQLREAALSAEKAGRAGEAQGLFDAALALAPREPRLLNSAGGSALRLGDTTRAEALYARACKAAPGELEYAVNHAIVLEQLDRAGEAVRLLRGLEAKGRHDARYWSTRGSAERASGDLAAASASYEACLALNAGHVRGLHGRARIALERGEGDASARYAKALAVNQGDANLWLGRAMALEAEGQFAEARQIADALSAQMPGWLDVHRYLAELRLNTEEGALQDGRFADHYAAASRALPGNAGLALAWVGALSGADCTVEAHAVGEDALARMPEDPDVRVAAASAASAARDLARADALFADLPAREGAAGVLARVEEARHRLRCRDPERAEALLARALDDAPHDVSGWGLRSLAWRMLDDPREEWLHGQPNMVRRLPLAISDAQWDEIKALLHALHETSFVPVGQSVRGGSQTRGGLFARTEAPLNVLHDAILEVIETYRAGLPPCDPGHPLLARRDEKLAIAGSWSVRLGPGGRHTVHIHPQGVLSSALYIDLPPLAEDAPGAGCLEVGGAPPEMGLDLPPRQIVPPLEKHLTLFPSTLFHGTAPFAQGRRMTVAFDVAVRS, encoded by the coding sequence GTGAGCGCGCCGCTCGACATGGCGCGCATCGGCCAGTTGCGCGAAGCCGCGCTCAGCGCCGAGAAGGCGGGGCGCGCGGGCGAGGCGCAGGGCCTCTTCGATGCGGCGCTCGCGCTGGCACCCAGGGAGCCCCGGCTGCTCAACAGCGCCGGGGGCAGCGCGCTGCGGCTGGGCGATACGACACGCGCCGAGGCGCTCTATGCGCGCGCCTGCAAGGCCGCGCCGGGGGAGCTGGAATACGCGGTCAACCACGCCATCGTGCTCGAACAGCTGGACCGCGCGGGCGAGGCGGTGCGGCTCCTCCGGGGGCTTGAGGCGAAGGGGCGCCACGACGCGCGCTACTGGTCGACGCGCGGTTCGGCCGAGCGGGCGAGCGGCGATCTGGCCGCGGCCTCGGCCAGCTACGAGGCGTGCCTGGCCCTTAACGCGGGGCATGTGCGCGGCCTGCATGGACGTGCGCGCATCGCGCTCGAACGCGGCGAGGGGGATGCGAGCGCGCGCTACGCCAAGGCGCTCGCGGTCAACCAGGGCGATGCGAACCTGTGGCTGGGCCGCGCGATGGCGCTGGAAGCCGAAGGCCAGTTTGCCGAGGCGCGCCAGATCGCCGATGCGCTCTCGGCGCAGATGCCCGGCTGGCTCGATGTGCACCGCTACCTGGCCGAACTGCGCCTCAACACCGAGGAGGGTGCGCTTCAGGACGGGCGCTTTGCCGACCACTACGCGGCGGCCAGCCGCGCGCTGCCGGGCAACGCCGGGCTCGCGCTGGCCTGGGTTGGCGCGCTGAGCGGCGCGGACTGCACGGTCGAGGCGCACGCTGTGGGCGAGGATGCTCTGGCCCGCATGCCCGAGGACCCCGACGTGCGCGTGGCCGCCGCAAGCGCGGCGAGCGCGGCGCGCGATCTCGCGCGGGCCGATGCGCTCTTTGCCGATCTGCCCGCGCGTGAGGGCGCTGCCGGCGTGCTCGCCCGGGTCGAGGAAGCGCGCCACCGCCTGCGCTGCCGCGACCCGGAACGCGCCGAGGCGCTGCTGGCGCGCGCGCTGGACGACGCGCCCCACGATGTCTCGGGCTGGGGGCTGCGCTCGCTGGCCTGGCGCATGCTGGACGACCCGCGCGAGGAATGGCTCCACGGCCAGCCGAACATGGTGCGTCGCCTGCCGCTCGCCATCTCCGATGCCCAGTGGGACGAGATCAAGGCGCTGCTCCACGCGCTGCACGAAACCTCCTTCGTGCCGGTCGGCCAGTCGGTGCGCGGCGGCAGCCAGACGCGCGGTGGGCTCTTCGCACGCACCGAGGCGCCGCTGAATGTCCTGCACGATGCGATTCTGGAGGTGATCGAGACCTACCGGGCGGGCCTGCCCCCGTGCGACCCCGGCCATCCGCTGCTCGCACGGCGCGACGAGAAACTGGCCATCGCAGGCTCGTGGTCGGTGCGGCTGGGGCCGGGCGGACGCCACACGGTCCATATCCACCCCCAGGGCGTGCTCTCCTCCGCGCTCTACATCGACCTGCCGCCACTTGCCGAGGATGCCCCCGGCGCAGGCTGCCTCGAAGTGGGCGGCGCGCCGCCCGAAATGGGCCTCGACCTGCCCCCGCGCCAGATCGTGCCCCCGCTCGAAAAGCACCTGACGCTCTTCCCCAGCACGCTCTTCCACGGCACCGCGCCGTTTGCGCAAGGAAGGCGCATGACCGTGGCTTTCGACGTGGCGGTGCGGAGCTAA
- a CDS encoding 2OG-Fe(II) oxygenase, with protein MTLSLFEINPALDRAALRAKFLEHGRVQVRDFLKPEAAQTIRGVLERETPWGLACQAGEEPHTTLRPEQIQAMRPEERQALAQKIYGAAARGEYAVRFANYPMLEAYLQGWDRNGPLALLLEHINDAPFLQLARDICGIPELRKADAQATLFAPGDFLGPHTDSHVAEGWRVAYVMNFAPADWHPDWGGYLHFLDEDGDVVEGWRPRFNALNLLRVPQSHMVSYVAPFAPARRLAITGWLRDR; from the coding sequence ATGACGCTATCCCTCTTCGAGATCAATCCCGCGCTCGACCGCGCGGCCCTTCGCGCGAAATTCCTGGAGCATGGCCGGGTGCAGGTGCGCGATTTCCTGAAGCCCGAGGCCGCGCAGACGATCCGCGGCGTTCTGGAAAGGGAGACGCCCTGGGGCCTTGCCTGCCAGGCCGGGGAGGAGCCGCACACGACGCTGCGCCCCGAACAGATCCAGGCGATGCGCCCTGAGGAGCGGCAGGCGCTGGCGCAGAAGATCTACGGCGCGGCGGCCCGGGGCGAATACGCGGTGCGCTTTGCCAACTACCCGATGCTCGAAGCCTACCTTCAGGGCTGGGACCGCAACGGCCCGCTCGCGCTCCTGCTCGAACACATCAACGATGCACCCTTCCTGCAGCTGGCGCGCGATATCTGCGGCATCCCGGAGCTGCGCAAGGCCGACGCGCAGGCGACCCTGTTCGCGCCGGGTGACTTCCTGGGGCCCCACACCGACAGCCACGTCGCCGAAGGCTGGCGCGTCGCCTACGTGATGAACTTTGCGCCAGCGGACTGGCATCCCGACTGGGGCGGCTATCTCCACTTCCTTGATGAGGATGGCGATGTGGTCGAGGGCTGGCGCCCGCGCTTCAACGCGCTCAATCTGCTGCGCGTGCCGCAAAGCCACATGGTGAGCTATGTCGCGCCCTTCGCGCCCGCACGGCGTCTGGCCATCACCGGCTGGCTGCGCGACCGGTGA
- a CDS encoding 2OG-Fe(II) oxygenase, with the protein MEITDEAAHPAMSLTFTLNPALDTKAAADQFAQGGHTRLTDFLEESCAEALWRELRAREDWVQVINSGDKSFELDRPTRKSFSPEQAKAMDDAVYAGARSGFQFRYEALRVPDSAKARAKSSDTLARFATWMSSAPVSALLGAVTGEGALTFADAQGTAYAPGDFLTAHDDAVAGKRRHAAYVLGLNPAWRAEWGGLLLLHDAGQSGRIAVPAFNTLDLIRVGQAHSVSEVTRAAPNRRYAVTGWMRTGPVPA; encoded by the coding sequence ATGGAAATCACAGACGAAGCCGCGCACCCTGCCATGTCCCTGACCTTTACGCTCAATCCCGCTCTCGACACGAAGGCGGCCGCCGACCAGTTCGCGCAAGGCGGCCACACCCGCCTCACGGATTTCCTGGAAGAGAGTTGCGCCGAGGCGCTCTGGCGCGAACTGCGCGCCCGCGAGGACTGGGTCCAGGTCATCAACAGCGGCGACAAGAGCTTCGAGCTCGACCGGCCCACCCGCAAGAGCTTCTCGCCCGAACAGGCCAAGGCGATGGACGATGCGGTCTACGCGGGCGCGCGCAGCGGCTTCCAGTTTCGCTACGAGGCCCTGCGCGTCCCCGACAGCGCCAAAGCGCGGGCGAAAAGCTCCGATACGCTCGCCCGCTTCGCGACCTGGATGTCCTCGGCGCCCGTAAGCGCGCTGCTGGGCGCGGTCACCGGCGAGGGGGCGCTTACCTTCGCCGACGCGCAAGGGACCGCCTATGCGCCGGGCGACTTTCTTACCGCGCACGACGATGCGGTGGCGGGCAAACGGCGCCATGCCGCCTACGTGCTGGGCCTCAATCCGGCCTGGCGCGCGGAATGGGGCGGACTGCTGCTGCTCCATGACGCAGGCCAGAGTGGACGCATCGCCGTGCCTGCCTTCAACACGCTCGACCTCATCCGCGTCGGCCAGGCCCATTCGGTCAGCGAAGTGACCCGCGCGGCCCCCAACCGGCGCTATGCGGTCACCGGATGGATGCGCACAGGACCTGTCCCGGCCTGA